ATTTCTCCTGTTAGAGGCAACGTGTTTGCAGATGGGTATGTTTGAATCGCGATGGTTTGTGTTCAATTACTGCCTTTTTCTTAATATATCTGCTTTGCTTTATTGTTTCAATTACTATGCTTTGTTTGttgattgtttgtttttgttgtattAGTCCAAGCCAACTCTGATTATGCaaattgtcttcttttttttctctggttCACATCTCAATTTTGGAATATTATGATTATGCAAattctgtcttttttttttttttctctgtttcacATCTCAATTTTGGACTATAATATTCTTAGTTACTAAGCCACCCCATACTTCAATGGCTTCACAAAAACGGCTATGCCCCAAAAATGATAAATCCTTACTTCATAGCTAATTTATTTGACAGAGAGGATTTTGTTTATGCGGCAGTGCGATGCAGCTGAAAAACGTAAGCCCCTTTTTCTTAGTAATATAAGTAAGGTATAGGTTGGGGAAGACATTTGATGTAGGGAGCAAGTCCTCTGCACAAGCCGACGAAAGGAAACATAGTACCTTACAAGGATGCATTTTGTCTCCAACTAAATGGAAATGACGGATATTGTGAAACTAGCCAACAGTGCGACTATGAGATTGAATATGCAGATCATAGCTCCTCCATAGGTGTTCTGGCTAGAGATGAGGTTCATCTTAAGATTGCAAACGGATCATCGACCAAGTTAGATGCTGTTTTTGGGTAACCATTTCACCCCTGCCCCTCCCCACATATATATTCTGGAATTGAATACGCAAATTAATCAGAATGTTCATATTCTGATTCTTTCCCCAGGTGTGCTTATGATCAGCAATGCCAACTGTTGAACACTTTGTCAAAAACGATGGAATCCTCGGACTTAGCAAGGCCAAAGTTAGCCTTCCTTCTCAGTTTGCTAGCTGTGGGATCATTAAAAACGTGGTAGGTCATTGCCCTCTAACTGATGCGGCTGGTGGTGGATATATGTTCTTGGGTGATGATTTTGTACCACAATGGCGTATGGCTTCGGTCCCTATGCTCAACAGCCCTACCATGTAAGTATATAACTCCAAAGACTTCTGTCTCGATCCGCTCAAATCCCAATGTAACTATACTATTCTTTTATGGGAATAGCCTCCTCAGTTTGGGTGGGCAGGACAGCAGAGTAGGACGAATCATGTTTGATAGTGGCAGTTCTTATACCTACTTCACAAAACAAGCATCTACTGAATTAGTTGCTTCTGTAAGTAGTTTCTCTCCAAAGCCACTGAGAAGATAATAGATCATTTCTTACAAAGTGCTTTTTGCTCATTCTAATGATTCTATAATCCCCACTGTTGCAGCTGAAAGACATTTCAACTCTGGGACTCATCCAAGATACATCATTTACAACATTGCTGATATGCTGGCGAGCTAACTTCCCTGTCAGGTATGCATACACAATGTTGGAATATTGATGGTCTGCAATGAGTTTTATGTGGATTGCttgttttcttgttcttgttaaGAAATCAGTCACTTAATGAACGGGTTAGTCCAACTGTACTCCCTAACCACATTATGATGGCCTGTGGCCAGTATTGAACCTTGGTTCCTACACCAAACTGATATTCCTACCATAATCATCAGCCTGTCTGATACTTTCGCTAGAATGTTCATTACTACAGCAGCCATATTTAATCCGATAGTACTCCCTGCAACTATTCACATCTGTCTATTCACCTGAGTGTCTACCTCTTCCGCCTTTCATCCTTTTATCACTATCAGACGGAGTGCTTGGATTCAAGTTTTTGTTAAAGCATCCTCAATCTCCATGATTGTAATAACTAAATAATTGTATCTGTATGCATTTGCAGAGCGGTTAGAGACGTTAGTCAGTTCTTCAAAACTTTATCCTTGCAAATTGGGAGCAAATGGTGGATAATCTCCAAAAAGTGTCAGATCCCTCCAGAGGGCTACTTAATAATTAGTGTAAGGAACTAAGGATTAAGTACTCTGCTCACTTGGGTTTTATTCTTGCAAATAACTGCATTATATGATATAGGGAGGCATGATATAATTAGGTCAACCACATGTTCTGCAGAATAGAGTCAATGTGTGCTTAGGTATCCTTGATGGTAGCGACTAGCGAAGTACATGACGGACAACATTGATATCTCATTGCGTGGGAAATCTGATGGGCACCATCAGACTGTGCCAAGCCTAGAAGATCCGAGAGCCTCTTGTGTCCTTCGAGGGATGGGCCATTTTAGATTTCACTCAGACTGACTAGAGGATCCCCGGTGTGTATGAAGTATGATAAGTGTTTCATCTTCTGTAAATCTTTTGTACTTAACTAAAAGTTCTAATTCTCCTATCTCATTCTGCCCAATTAGGGCAAATTATTCCGAAGCCGCTACAAATATATCGAAACTGCAGGGCCAAGAATCCAAGATAGCACCTTTGAAAAGATTTAAGTAAATACTAACCATGAGAAACTAATCAACTAGCTTCACAATAAAACGATATAATAGttgaaaaggcattggaaaACACCAATCTTCAGGGCAAAAGCAGAGACTATATATTGCAATGATTCCGGTGCTATTACATTCTTTACATTCTATGGTAAAGTAAAGGTAAAAAAGAAGGGCATGAACAAGGTTGAGGTTAACACTAACATGTCAAATTTCAGAAGATCTTACAAAAAGAGATGTACAGTTGAACACATACCATCAAGAAACCAATTCTCCAGAGACTCAAGTCCTTGCAGATGCTCTAAGAAGTTCTTGGACCCGTTGTTCTACCATTAATTCGAACAAGACTCTCTCTATAGCTTACAACCTGTAATGGTGTTTTTTCAAGCTCAAAAATCCGTAAGTGATAGGTTTCGGGGTCATACAAGCACAGCTGCTCCTCATCATCTTCTAAAAACAAAGCATTACTGTTCCATAACCCTAAGCATTTCCCCATTGAAAGAGGCCCAATACAAACTTTCTTGACCCATAAAATTTCGTTATCTCCTTGTTTAGTCATAACCCATATATCATAGTTTGTTGATTCAACATCATTCAAATAAAGAACAGCAGCAAGAGATCCATCCAAGATTTCAAGTTTCACCCCACAGTCAACCCAAGAAATGTTGCAATTCGGAGGTCGCATCCAATCGAACTTATGATCTGCCATATCAAATGATGCAATAAATGCAACAGCACCTTTAACAGCCCAGCAATAGCAAACCCCATTGTTGTAAGCGTGAGAGTCTAGGTTATAATCAACAAGAACAGCGGCAACAGGGTAACCATACCAGACATCATTATTCAAGGAATACAATTCAATTTCAAAACTTACgtttggtctattgccttcagAGACAAATCTTAAAACGTTGTAATCATTAGTCTTCCGATCAAAACCGAATCCAAAGTTGTTAAAATCATGTCCATAGGTTTTAGGGAGATCCTTGTGTTCTTTAGTAGAGGGattccaaatagtaacattcCCAGCAGTATCACAGAGACAGAGCAACCCATTACAAGGCCCAAAAACAACCGGAAGAAGGTCGAAGTTTTCAGAGAAAATAAGATTGGCGGTCTCAACTTCAGGGTCTATCTGCGGCTCATGGAGCCATGAATAACACTCCTCTTCCTCAGGATCATGCCGAACCACGAAAGCACAAGTGGGTTCTTGCTTGGAGCAGTGTTTGGAGACGAAATCATAGCTTCTGATAATCTGATTCCAACGCTTGGCCACGCACTTGAATCTCAAGACAGATTTCACCGGGAGCCTGGCGAGGATTTCCACAACAATATCCTCTGGAAtcgtcatcttcttcttcttcgtattGGGTATCTTAATCTTCTGGGTATTGTTCAAGATTTTGAGGCGGTGAGTCTTGATTTGTTAAGCCATTTGGGTATTTTTCAAACGGTGCGATTGTCACATCAATCGTCATTTCGAGAGTAACTGAACACAGGGAGTTTTACTTGTCGAGAAAGCACTGCTGCCACTTTCCAGCGGATCTTCTTTTAGAATAACGAGACAAGGAAAGCCCAAATCCAGGGAGGGCTCCAACAataaatagaccaatttatgagGATGGGACTGGGAGGCGGTGTAGTGAGTATACTTGCTATGATTGTCTTACATTCTTTAAATTTCAGCCATCCATCTCATTTGATGAGAGAGATTGGATTACAACTCATCATTATTAAGTCATCTGTTTGAATTGATGTTTTACAAGTTAACTGTGTGAATGGTCAAGAAAGGCGGAGTAATTTTGTCTGGTTTGATTCATAGAAGAGAGAGTTAAGTAGGACGAAGGAGGACGAGCCATCCATCTCATTTAATGGTAGAGATTGGATCACAACTCATCAATATAAAGTGATCGATTTGAATTGATGTCTTATAGGGTCGATTGAGGAGGGTTAAAGAGAGAGGAGTAACTTTATCTTCTTTGATTTTATACGAGATAAAGTTAGGTAAGGTGAAGGAGGGGGTGTCATCCATCTCATTTAATGGTAGAGATTGGATTACAGCTCATCAACATTTAAGCAAcccatttgaattttttttacagaGTTAACTGATGAGGGTTAAGGAGGACGGAGTAACTTTATCTCATTTGATTTGTTGGAGATAAAGTTATGTAGGGTGAAGGAAGGGGAACCATCTATCTCATTTAATGGTCGAGATTGGATTACAGCTTATCAGCATTAAGTGACATATTTGAAGTGATGTTTTACAGAGTTAAATGAGGAGGGTCAAGTATGACAGAGtaacttcattttctttttttttataagagagAGAGTTAGGTAGAGTGAAGGAGGGGGAGTCATCCATCTcatttaaaatgataaagattggaTTACAGCGCATAAGCATTAAGTGACGTGGAAATCAATTCATTTGAAATTTTGTACTCTCATAGCAGAGCGACGATTTGGGAAACAGATGAGGGTACTATAGTTAAATCACAAATCGAATCTTAAATAATCGTTAATATATATAAGGACTCAAACAACATATTTTGAATTGGAACAACAACTCTAGGAGAGGAAAACAAACATGGTcagagaaggaaagaagaaaaaaaaattgagaagggTCTCTCTAGGGGGTTCAACTACTGGTTATCACatcaatattttaattttttttaagattaaagggaggagagagaagttgaaggagagagaagagggtagaaaataaaatattgatttAATGACTTTTGGGGATGTTGGACCATTTGGGGTATGAAAAtacaaaaacttaaaataagATATGGTTTGGGGGTATGGGTAGGAGCAGCTAATAATGATAAGTACATCCCAAAATAGGTTTTGAGTAGTCATTGGATATGCTCTAAGAGATTGTTCGTTTGAAGTGTTCAGGGGTATTGAGAGGGTTGACTTCTATTTCAGACGTTCAGGATTGTTGGGACAAAACCTCTTTACATCTCAAAACAAAGGTTATATTTAAAAATCTCAACACCCCTGAACATCTCAAACGGACAAACCCTAAAGGAAGCGACACATATTTTTTGAGGAAACAAGGaggatttagagagagaaaagaagggtCTATAGAGGGAAGGAGAATAagcaagaagaggaagagagacgTTATTTTAACAAGGAAGAAATATTATCCTTATTTCAACCATTAGATGAGATGGATGACAGATAATTATAGCAATACTAACTACAAcgccccccccccctccccccacCTCGTCCCTAATTTATGACCCCCAATCCTATGTAACATATGCgatagtcattgattataaatacacataCTTAACATTCAACCCTCCACATGAATTGAGGAAGAATTGAGGATAATAAATTGGTGAACTCAagcatttttctttatttattttatgccTCCAAAACCTCAATTTATGacctccattttctctcaaatttatgtgacatttgtgatagtcattgattatatataaacatgtaaTACCCTCTTAACAGCCAACATTTCAAATAAATTTGGGATAAAATGTAAGTCATACACTAGAAGTCGTaagcattttctttcatcacAACTCTTTAGAATGAGAACCCCATTAAAACCAAGTGGTGGGATTATGTaattttgtttcactttttgtttATGTATTTCAAAGCTTGTGGAAGATAAGTACAAAAAATTCACATACCCATTGGTGCCTACAAGAAGCTAGGCATCAGTCCAGGAACTCAAAAGTCAAGATCCAATACTGTTTTACCAGAAAACACTCAGAAACCCCACAATGCAGGTATAAAATGCACTAAACTCTCAGGCTAACAAATAGCCTACTTAACTCACTATTTTCAAAAGTTCAATCTACATTACGGTGTCTCGACACATTCTCAAAACACAGGTGATTCAGAATATAGACAGACTAAGTTATTTAACGGCAAAGAACTATAACAGATGCATTAGAGGATTCCGTATGTTAAGTGTAATTtggtttttttgaaaagagaGAAAGCACAATGAAATACAAACACTAATTACAACATCATGCTAGCTAGACATCATGACCTGATCACTTGATTGTAGTGCCTGGGTCGCGAAAAACCGGACATCCACATCTGGGTCTTCACTCAGCTCAATCAAACAGGGACGAATGGTATTTTCCACCACCTGCATAGCCCAGGAGCAATCCAATTATATGCAAGTAGACCCTTTATAACGTGGACCAGCATCCACAGGAATGCTCAGATGAGCTAGTAACACAGATTAATTTGCTATCATTCACAAGTTTGCTCCTGTAACTGAAAATATTTTGAGTGATTGTGGAAAATCATACAAGTTGTAACAGTTTGTACTTCACAAGGAACTTTTCTTTTGCTTCATTTATCAACTAAGCATCCATCCAAGCATAAGCATTGTTAAAATAAACAATTTACTTACGGAGTTATCCACTATGGGAATGAGGGACTGCAACACCTTAGCCACATTGAACTTGATGTTTGGTACCCTGCAACACAAGTCAGCTACAAGGTCAACGTCATAAAAATCGAAGTTTCACAATAGGCTCAGATTTTGCAACTTTACCTATCTTTTGAAGCATTAATAACCACCGGAAGAAGTTGGGAGCACGTGATTTCTGCCCCCATAACAGGGGCAAGAAGAAAGATTGCATGTAGAATGGTCATCCGGTAGAGATAGTGTGGGTTGTTAATCATTTCCAGAACCTGCCAACATGTTTGAAATCGACATCATACCAAGCAAAAACAAATTGAGATGGCAAGTATTCTTGCATTTCTGGTATTGTCACTGCACCATATAACATACAGCATTATGATAAGTAAGTGTAGAGAAATGCATGTGCATTATCTTCtcttaagaaagaaaaatgcatgTGCATTAAGGAATGGGTTGAAGTCTTGAAGACCAACCGGAGGCATCCATTGTTCAAACTAAATATTGACATTTAGTCAAAATAATAAAACAGAAAACACTAGTGTAGTATAGAAATACCTGAGGAACTATGTGCTGCATTGCCCAATCAGGGCCAAATTCTTCGGCAAGGCGCTTGACATTATTAGCAGCAGCATCACGAATTGAGTAAACCTACAATTAAGAGAGAAACCAACACACGTATTATATAGGAAATTGCAGAAACACAAGCCCCACAATTGAAAAAGGAGGGAAAAACTAAACCATGGAAAATGGCTGAAGCAGGGGTAATGACTAATAAACTGATACTGTTGATAGAAATAGAACAAACAATAAAAAGCCTCCCATAAATCACTTTTAATACATGCAAATAAGACAGAATTGGAAAGGAACATACATGTATATTATTTTTCTCGATAAGTATTTCAAAGCCAATATTCCTTATAATCCTCACTgacaaagtttcacaaaccttATCTTTTAGCCATTGCATGCAAAGAGCACCAAGCTTATCATCAAAGAATCCCACACCTAACTGACTTGCCAACAAGGGTATGTATTCTATTATTGCAAGCCGAACTCTCCAGTGTCTATCCTCTGCCAGTTCAACGATTGCTGGCAGTAGAGATTGGGACAGCAGGTCAATTCCAATTACCTACATCAACAATAATCAATTAACACTGCATTAAAAAATGAGCCATGTTATAACCATGAAAGCAATGTGATGGTGGTCAAATCATTCAAACAATACAATATTGTACGTCTACGAGAACAATCAGATTTATACTATCGTCAAACTTCAGTATGAATTGCCATTAAAGAACTGACTATTACATGTCACAATAAAGGAACCATCACAAGCTAAtggcaacaaaa
This DNA window, taken from Tripterygium wilfordii isolate XIE 37 chromosome 20, ASM1340144v1, whole genome shotgun sequence, encodes the following:
- the LOC119987252 gene encoding F-box/kelch-repeat protein At3g23880-like, which codes for MTIPEDIVVEILARLPVKSVLRFKCVAKRWNQIIRSYDFVSKHCSKQEPTCAFVVRHDPEEEECYSWLHEPQIDPEVETANLIFSENFDLLPVVFGPCNGLLCLCDTAGNVTIWNPSTKEHKDLPKTYGHDFNNFGFGFDRKTNDYNVLRFVSEGNRPNVSFEIELYSLNNDVWYGYPVAAVLVDYNLDSHAYNNGVCYCWAVKGAVAFIASFDMADHKFDWMRPPNCNISWVDCGVKLEILDGSLAAVLYLNDVESTNYDIWVMTKQGDNEILWVKKVCIGPLSMGKCLGLWNSNALFLEDDEEQLCLYDPETYHLRIFELEKTPLQVVSYRESLVRINGRTTGPRTS